In the Hordeum vulgare subsp. vulgare chromosome 7H, MorexV3_pseudomolecules_assembly, whole genome shotgun sequence genome, one interval contains:
- the LOC123412106 gene encoding non-lysosomal glucosylceramidase-like produces the protein MPTFPRTGRISSLMPTSPSGYAPRTSFVVFAVLFLSNELYKQLELNISVCGLQVQPNWLLHRSLKMGTSELEQAKARLHVDCAQPPAITWQRKFDDEGKKVAMLSMATDILTIIPLIFKMLRLHVEGIAKNQVAVYDPLKKWMDNCYRGVPLGGLGSGSIGRSYRGYFQQFQIFPRIYEEKPILANQFSAFVSRPGGKSYSTVLSAPTADLLKGIDKAGIGSWDWKLKEENCNYHGLFPRSWTVYDGEPDTKIKITCRQISPFIPHNYKESSFPVTVFTFTVQNSGSTPADVTLLFTWANSVGGRSELTGNHTNSRIKARDGVHGVLLRHRTADGNPPVTFAIASEETSDVRVTCCPTFAMGPSSPGAEQFTAKDMWDEVKNRGSFGGDAGGAPTASSRPGSSIGAAVASTTKVPAGDTRVVSFALSWSCPEVKFPSGRTYHRRYTKFLGLDRDAAAEQLVHDALLEHMKWESLIEEWQTPILQDRRLPEWYPVALFNELYYLNAGGTIWTDGMPPKKTSFASSKYGSTAESFSLDGFRAGDPAVDGILRAMATAEERLEPSSAFGTALLGDGEENVGQFLYLEGMEYHMWNTYDVHFYASFSLLSLFPEIELSLQRDFARAVLLHDPRPMRTLDGVDVPRKVLGAVPHDIGLADPWFELNAYMIHDPSRWKDLNPKFVLQVYRDVAATGNVTFATAAWPAVYLAMAYMDQFDRDGDGMVENEGRPDQTYDLWSVSGVSAYTGGLWLAALQAAAAMARIVGDRGAEGYFLERYKRAQRVYDGELWNGSYFDYDNSGCATSKSIMADQLAGQWYARACGLEPIVEEEKARSALGTVLDYNVMRVQGGAVGAVNGMRPDGAVDASSLQSKEVWVGVTYGVAAAMLHEGMTEAAFRTAKGAHDAGWGRDGFGYAFQTPEAWTSDAGGGYRSLHYMRPLSIWAMQWALSPPELHRDLRVVPGSVSAVASPAEVDLAREKFEKVASMLKLPEEVQHKGYLRAIYQVLRQMLLPES, from the exons ATGCCAACTTTTCCACGAACCGGAAGAATATCTAGTCTGATGCCAACCAGTCCTTCTGGTTATGCCCCTCGCACCTCCTTCGTCGTCTTCGCCGTCCTCTTCTTGTCGAATGAGTTATATAAACAACTAGAGCTGAACATTTCAGTGTGCGGTCTTCAGGTTCAG CCGAATTGGCTCCTTCATCGGTCTCTGAAGATGGGGACTTCGGAGCTAGAGCAAGCAAAG GCACGTTTGCACGTCGACTGTGCTCAGCCACCAGCAATAACTTGGCAGAGGAAATTCGATGATGAAGGCAAGAAGGTTGCTATGCTTAGCATGGCCACTGATATATTGacaatt ATACCCTTGATTTTCAAAATGCTTCGACTACACGTCGAAGGAATCGCGAAAAACCAG GTTGCGGTCTATGATCCTCTCAAGAAATGGATGGACAACTGCTACCGCGGGGTACCCCTCGGCGGACTAGG TTCAGGAAGTATAGGAAGAAGCTACAGAGGGTACTTTCAGCAGTTTCAAATATTCCCCAGGATATATGAAGAGAAGCCTATCCTAGCCAACCAGTTCTCA GCATTCGTTTCGCGTCCTGGTGGGAAGAGCTACTCCACGGTGTTGTCTGCACCAACTGCTGATCTCCTCAA GGGAATAGATAAAGCCGGTATCGGGTCTTGGGACTGGAAACTGAAAGAGGAGAATTGCAACTACCATGGATTGTTCCCAAGATCTTGGACTGTATATGATG GTGAGCCTGACACTAAAATAAAGATCACCTGCCGTCAAATATCGCCCTTCATCCCTCACAACTACAAGGAGAGCAGCTTTCCCGTCACGGTTTTCACTTTTACG GTGCAAAATTCTGGGAGCACACCCGCAGATGTCACGTTGCTCTTCACATGGGCA AATTCAGTGGGTGGAAGATCAGAACTGACTGGGAATCACACCAACTCCAGAATCAA AGCGCGCGACGGCGTCCATGGCGTCCTTCTACGCCACAGGACGGCGGATGGGAACCCTCCTGTCACGTTCGCGATCGCGTCTGAGGAGACCAGCGACGTCCGAGTCACCTGCTGCCCGACCTTCGCGATGGGCCCGTCCAGCCCCGGTGCGGAGCAGTTCACGGCCAAGGACATGTGGGACGAGGTCAAGAACCGCGGCTCCTTCGGCGGCGACGCCGGCGGGGCGCCGACAGCGTCGTCGAGGCCTGGATCGTCCATCGGGGCGGCGGTCGCGTCGACGACGAAGGTACCAGCGGGTGACACGCGCGTGGTGTCGTTCGCGCTCTCGTGGTCGTGCCCCGAGGTGAAGTTCCCCTCCGGGAGGACGTACCACCGGAGGTACACCAAGTTCCTCGGCCTGGATCGAGACGCCGCTGCTGAGCAATTGGTTCACGACGCCCTTCTCG AACACATGAAGTGGGAGTCTCTGATCGAAGAGTGGCAGACGCCTATCCTGCAGGACAGGAGGCTGCCTGAATG GTATCCGGTTGCACTGTTCAACGAGCTTTACTATCTCAACGCTGGAGGCACCATTTGGACAG ATGGGATGCCTCCGAAGAAGACCAGCTTTGCTTCATCCAAGTACGGGTCGACCGCGGAGTCCTTCTCCCTCGACGGGTTCCGTGCAGGTGATCCTGCAGTCGATGGCATTTTGCGCGCAATGGCGACGGCGGAGGAGCGGCTCGAACCATCGTCGGCGTTCGGCACGGCCCTcctcggcgacggcgaggagaacgTGGGGCAATTCCTGTACCTGGAGGGGATGGAGTACCACATGTGGAACACGTACGACGTCCACTTCTACGCCTCCTTCTCGCTGCTCTCCCTCTTCCCGGAGATCGAGCTGAGCCTCCAGCGCGATTTcgcccgcgccgtcctcctccacGACCCGCGCCCCATGCGCACCCTCGACGGCGTCGACGTCCCACGCAAGGTGCTCGGCGCCGTGCCGCACGACATCGGCCTGGCCGACCCCTGGTTCGAGCTGAACGCGTACATGATCCATGACCCGTCGCGGTGGAAGGACCTCAACCCCAAGTTCGTCCTCCAGGTGTACCGCGACGTCGCCGCCACCGGGAACGTTACGTTCGCCACGGCGGCGTGGCCGGCGGTGTACCTGGCCATGGCGTACATGGACCAGTTCGACCGTGACGGGGACGGTATGGTGGAGAACGAGGGCCGCCCAGACCAGACGTACGACCTCTGGTCCGTCTCCGGGGTCAGCGCATACACCGGCGGTCTCTGGCTCGCGGCCCTTCAGGCGGCGGCCGCCATGGCGCGCATCGTCGGCGACCGCGGCGCGGAGGGGTACTTCCTCGAGCGGTACAAAAGGGCGCAGCGCGTGTACGACGGCGAGCTCTGGAACGGCTCCTACTTCGACTACGACAACAGCGGCTGCGCGACCAGCAAGTCCATCATGGCCGACCAGCTCGCCGGGCAGTGGTACGCGCGCGCGTGCGGGCTGGAGCCCatcgtggaggaggagaaggctcgcaGCGCGCTGGGGACGGTGCTGGACTACAACGTGATGCGCGTGCAGGGCGGCGCGGTGGGGGCCGTGAACGGGATGCGGCCGGACGGCGCCGTGGACGCGTCGTCGTTGCAGTCCAAGGAGGTGTGGGTCGGGGTCACCTACGGCGTGGCCGCCGCCATGCTCCACGAGGGCATGACGGAGGCGGCGTTCCGGACGGCGAAGGGAGCGCACGACGCCGGGTGGGGCAGGGACGGGTTCGGGTACGCGTTCCAGACGCCGGAAGCGTGGACGTCCGACGCCGGCGGCGGGTACCGGTCGCTGCACTACATGCGGCCCCTCTCCATCTGGGCGATGCAGTGGGCGCTATCGCCGCCGGAGCTCCATAGGGACCTCCGGGTGGTTCCGGGTTCGGTGTCCGCCGTAGCGTCGCCAGCGGAGGTGGACCTGGCGCGGGAGAAGTTCGAGAAGGTGGCGAGCATGCTGAAGCTGCCGGAGGAAGTGCAGCACAAGGGGTATCTCAGAGCTATCTACCAGGTACTCCGGCAGATGCTGCTCCCGGAATCCTGA